One genomic region from Sciurus carolinensis chromosome 2, mSciCar1.2, whole genome shotgun sequence encodes:
- the LOC124976641 gene encoding growth arrest-specific protein 7-like, translated as MHGWRRPGKPSQSRRDLEMKTQQLQIKLSNKTEEDIKKARRKSTQAGDDLMHCGDLYNQAQSKWFEEMVTTTLELERLEVERVDMIRQHLCQYTELPPKTDMFNQSTVEPVDQLLRKVDLARDRELWVREHKTGNIHPVDMEI; from the exons ATGCATGGGTGGAGAAGACCCGGAAAGCCCTCACAGAGCCGCagagacctggagatgaagacccagcagcTGCAGATCAAGCTGAGCAACAAGACGGAGGAGGACATCAAGAAGGCACGGAGGAAGTCCACACAGGCTGGGGATGACCTCATGCACTGTGGGGACCTCTACAACCAGGCCCAGTCCAAGTggtttgaagagatggtgaccaccactttggagctggagcggctggaagtggagagggtggaCATGATCCGGCAACATTTGTGCCAGTACACAGAGCTGCCGCCCAAGACGGACATGTTCAACCAAAGCACAGTTGAGCCTGTGGACCAACTGCTTCGAAAAGTGGACCTGGCCAGAGACAGAGAGTtgtgggtcagagagcac aaaacgggcaACATTCACCCTGTGGACATGGAGATCTAG